In a genomic window of Thalassophryne amazonica chromosome 12, fThaAma1.1, whole genome shotgun sequence:
- the loxl5b gene encoding lysyl oxidase-like 5b: protein MAKWSLTFLFFIQGLLPLVAGQQQHQRAGLWRHRIQWENRGQVYSLMSTGSEYQAPVRRGQTSVYVSRGGGTSNQTPGEQRETMYLTIRQAEPRESSSNQTNHSVEPESNAREDGQQRGRASGARQQPVRISQTGPPGYPSAKRHNSQNIHSISDGSQDAGGHRGREPEYHLLRTVSQAERSLPGYAITHESESEAAAEGMVNDDPRNPFKSHRNSVFYNMYPTRRRSVAQTHRQPGTGYGTRFFLNGLPDLVPDSYAIQAGVYIQRVQMYALRCAAEENCLARSAYGPRVRDIDFRVLLRFPQKVKNQGNADFLPLKPRHQWEWHSCHQHFHSMDAFSNYDLLDITTGRKVAKGHKASFCLEDTSCEPGFRRRYACTSHTQGLSPGCNDIYAANIDCQWIDITDVPPGNYILKVTVNPNFLVMESDFTNNVVRCEVTYTGAYVQTHHCGITRG from the exons ATGGCAAAATGGTCACTTACGTTTTTGTTCTTTATCCAAGGACTGCTTCCTTTGGTCGCAGGACAGCAGCAGCATCAGCGCGCTGGGCTCTGGCGACACCGGATTCAGTGGGAGAACCGCGGGCAGGTATACAGTTTGATGAGTACTGGATCAGAATATCAGGCTCCAGTCCGGAGGGGCCAAACTAGCGTGTATGTGAGCAGGGGGGGTGGCACCAGCAACCAAACACCGGGAGAGCAGAGAGAAACGATGTATTTAACCATCAGACAGGCTGAACCAAGAGAGTCCAGCTCGAACCAGACGAACCACAGCGTGGAACCCGAATCTAACGCCCGTGAGGACGGCCAACAGCGTGGTCGTGCGTCAGGTGCCAGACAGCAGCCTGTGCGTATTTCCCAAACAGGACCTCCTGGTTATCCAAGCGCAAAGCGCCACAACTCCCAGAACATCCACTCCATCAGCGATGGCAGCCAGGATGCTGGTGGGCACAGAGGAAGGGAGCCGGAATATCATCTTTTGCGAACGGTGTCGCAGGCAGAGCGGTCGCTTCCAGGATACGCCATTACGCACGAAAGCGAATCAGAAGCAGCTGCAGAGGGCATGGTGAACGATGACCCTCGGAACCCGTTCAAAAGCCACAGGAACTCGGTTTTCTACAACATGTATCCGACCAGAAGGAGGTCAGTGGCGCAGACGCACCGTCAGCCCGGCACAGGATATGGAACAAGGTTTTTCCTAAACG GACTACCAGACCTGGTTCCGGACTCTTATGCCATCCAAGCAGGGGTTTATATCCAGCGTGTGCAGATGTATGCGCTCCGTTGTGCAGCAGAGGAGAACTGTCTGGCCAG GTCTGCGTATGGACCCAGAGTGCGAGACATCGACTTCAGAGTCCTCCTTCGGTTCCCCCAGAAAGTGAAGAACCAAGGCAACGCTGACTTCCTTCCACTCAAACCAAGACATCAGTGGGAGTGGCACAGCTGTCACCA GCACTTCCACAGCATGGACGCCTTCAGTAACTACGACCTGCTGGACATTACCACTGGACGTAAAGTAGCCAAAGGACACAAAGCCAGCTTCTGCCTGGAAGACACAAGCTGTGAGCCTGGATTCAGGCGGCGGTACGCCTGTACATCTCATACACAG GGACTGAGTCCAGGGTGTAACGATATCTATGCTGCCAACATTGACTGTCAGTGGATCGACATCACCGATGTACCTCCAGGAAATTACATCTTAAAG gtTACTGTTAATCCAAATTTCCTTGTTATGGAATCAGACTTCACCAACAACGTAGTGAGATGTGAGGTCACATACACCGGAGCTTATGTTCAGACACACCACTGTGGAATAACAAG GGGTTGA
- the LOC117521748 gene encoding uncharacterized protein LOC117521748, which translates to MYTEGTKTTEHHQFLQHNTPCRCPLCVRYELSYPCRDGMGYRPASTHMNHSFLDCRRDIQAPRVKDVRRRGFIVGRVERSGHRSPQRRPVFAGPGPCSQSDNLSQIHPWELNPAQWSYPPEPGVRHYPSVREHCGCVVQRDARAHPFISGLQPLPHLQVKGRDRRHKRTVRYVSVEEEEEGCACSSENCHMEPCSPHHLSNGHCGPRPEVSEGGEERDNHRDGSRLKGGSEEGSNGSDASHKVFFSTEVPQKHLNQSRQKRPCVPEAANSTVEPLISNYQTCNNHQRQGSEVVTHKRGHDFVREQIRQVVTDLEDVLGGLKQVHVEMKEVVEQIDRLTANIDLSEGGLSIAELGSDNSHGSVYPGDLRLAKHKSVRVQVSEHRDEERIILRTDSPSPVHMASVVKTSRIATSSSNKDVNHDRHDSNGYSPHLYPHKDSNHISQSHPPQSLNPKVIIGSSTSSSKTHKPPPYPQNGRCGKGQYTPPQPVRNPSCCRRGQQSTSMV; encoded by the exons ATGTACACAGAAGGCACAAAAACAACGGAACACCACCAATTTCTTCAACATAACACCCCCTGCCGGTGCCCGCTCTGCGTCCGCTATGAGCTGTCGTACCCTTGTCGTGACGGGATGGGATACCGACCAGCCTCAACACATATGAACCACTCATTCCTAGACTGTCGGAGAGACATCCAGGCTCCTCGGGTTAAAGACGTAAGACGGAGAGGTTTCATAGTGGGAAGAGTTGAGAGAAGCGGTCATCGCAGCCCACAGAGGAGGCCTGTGTTTGCAGGGCCAGGCCCTTGCAGCCAGTCAGACAACTTGAGCCAAATCCACCCCTGGGAGTTGAACCCTGCCCAGTGGAGCTACCCGCCGGAGCCTGGGGTGAGACACTACCCGTCTGTCAGAGAACACTGCGGTTGTGTGGTGCAGCGTGACGCTAGGGCACACCCCTTTATCAGCGGATTACAACCACTCCCACATCTTCAGGTCAAAGGTCGAGACCGCAGACACAAGCGGACTGTCAGATATGTCTCCgtggaagaagaagaggagggctGCGCATGCTCCTCCGAAAACTGTCATATGGAGCCATGCAGCCCCCATCACTTATCAAATGGCCACTGTGGACCGAGGCCTGAGGTCTCTGAGGGAGGAGAGGAAAGAGATAACCATCGTGATGGAAGCAGATTGAAGGGTGGATCAGAAGAAGGCAGTAATGGTAGCGATGCCTCTCACAAAGTTTTCTTCTCCACTGAAGTTCCACAAAAACACTTGAATCAGAGCCGACAGAAGAGGCCCTGTGTCCCCGAGGCCGCCAACTCCACTGTAGAGCCCTTGATATCAAACTACCAGACATGCAACAACCACCAGCGCCAGGGTTCGGAAGTGGTGACGCACAAGAGAGGACACGATTTTGTGCGAGAGCAAATCAGACAAGTAGTGACAGATCTGGAAGACGTGCTTGGGGGTTTGAAGCAAGTTCATGTGGAGATGAAAGAG GTGGTCGAGCAGATTGATCGCCTCACGGCTAACATTGACCTCAGCGAGGGGGGTTTGTCTATCGCTGAATTGGGATCTGATAACTCTCATGGCTCAGTGTACCCCGGAGATCTCAGGTTGGCTAAACACAAATCTGTTCGAGTGCAGGTGTCAGAGCACAGAGACGAAGAACGCATCATCCTAAGAACGGACTCTCCTTCCCCCGTCCACATGGCATCGGTTGTCAAAACTAGTCGAATTGCCACATCCAGCTCCAATAAGGACGTCAATCATGACCGGCATGATTCAAATGGCTACTCGCCTCACCTGTACCCTCACAAGGACTCCAACCACATCAGCCAAAGCCATCCGCCTCAGAGCTTAAACCCCAAGGTTATCATTGGGAGCAGCACCTCAAGTTCAAAAACTCACAAGCCTCCGCCGTACCCGCAAAATGGGCGGTGTGGGAAGGGCCAGTACACACCTCCCCAGCCCGTGAGGAACCCTTCCTGTTGTCGGAGAGGCCAACAGAGCACCAGCATGGTGTGA